GACGAGGACGAAGTCATTCGCCGTGCCAACGATACCGATTACGGGCTTGCTGCCGGTGTGTTTACCCGCGACATAAAGCGTGCCCACCGCGTTATTCACCGCATGGAGGCAGGCATCTGCTGGATCAACAGCTGGGGCGCTTCCCCCGGCGAGATGCCCGTCGGCGGCTACAAATTGTCTGGCATCGGCCGGGAAAACGGCCGCGCGGCGCTAGAGCATGTAACTCAGCTTAAATCGATTTATGTCGGAATGTGCGATCTGGAATCGCCCTTCTGACGGCTTTAACCCAAACCCCCGGTAATTGAACCGGGGAGATCAGAAGTACCAAACGATAAAATGAAAAAGAGGAGAAAAACGATGCGATCCATTATCGCTGGTGTGATTTGTATTCTGGCCAGTTCCATGGCCTGGGCAGCAAACCCGAACACCGAGTGTAAAGTGGTCCGGTTTTCCGATGTAGGCTGGACGGACATTACCGCCACCACGGCGCTGACCTCCCAGGTTCTTAGCGGTCTCGGATACGAGCCGGAAACCAAGATCCTGTCGGTACCGGTCACATATCGCTCGATGAAGAACAAGGACATTGACGTGTTCCTGGGTAACTGGATGCCAACCATGAAAGGCGATGTTCAGCCTTACCTGGACGATGGCTCGGTAAAAACTCTGCGGGCCAACCTGGAGGGCGCCAAGTACACCCTCGCCGTGCCTGCCTACGCCTATGAGGCCGGCGTTAAGTCTTTCGCCGACATTGCCAAGCATGCCGACAAGTTCGACGGCCGGATTTACGGCATTGAGCCCGGCAACGATGGCAACCGCCTGATTCAG
This DNA window, taken from Marinobacter halotolerans, encodes the following:
- a CDS encoding choline ABC transporter substrate-binding protein, translated to MRSIIAGVICILASSMAWAANPNTECKVVRFSDVGWTDITATTALTSQVLSGLGYEPETKILSVPVTYRSMKNKDIDVFLGNWMPTMKGDVQPYLDDGSVKTLRANLEGAKYTLAVPAYAYEAGVKSFADIAKHADKFDGRIYGIEPGNDGNRLIQEMIESDAFGLGDFRLVESSEAGMLSQVGRAVKRDEWVVFLAWAPHPMNANHDLEYLSGGDDYFGPNYGGATVYTNVRSGYLDNCPNLNTFFNNLEFSLAMENEVMGLILNDGMEPDDAARQWLQANPGSLGKWLAGVKTIDGKPAMPAVKKALK